From the Macrobrachium nipponense isolate FS-2020 chromosome 9, ASM1510439v2, whole genome shotgun sequence genome, the window atttttactgtacctccattgatattctcttttctttcacCTTACTGTTCACCTTTCGtaatcttttactgtacctccattcatattctcttttcttccaccttactgtccaccctctcgtaatcttttactgtacctccattgatATTCTCTTTACTTACTTCTCCCAGCCCTTCGACCCGTCCCCCCTATCTTTTAATCCTTTTAACCTTGTACCCCCCCCCTTCccattttcatattctcttttcattattttattctcttttcttccagcttactgtccaccctctcttaatcttttactgtacctccattcatattctcttttcttcctacAGCTTTACTGTTCCCCCTCcctctttaattccttttactgtacctccattcatattctcttttttctttctttccagctTTCTGTCCACCCTTCTCGTAATCTTTTACTGTAAacccctccattcatattttttctttttcccattttctccaccttactgtccaccctctcgtaatcttgtactgtacctccattcatattctcttttcttccagcttactgtccaccctctcgtaatcttttactgtacctccattgatATTCTCTTTTCTCCCATCGGACTTTCACAATTGATTCGTAgcgcaattgctttgaggttttcctcctgttacgcctttctaaccttttcactgtcagtttccgtttcagcgctgaatgacctcataggtcccagtgcttggcatgtgtgcCAAGTCTGTATGTCAATCAGTCTTTTGATTTTGGGCGTAACGGAGGTTATTGATAAGtgtagtttctatttttttttttttaagctgaggAAGTGTTGTGATTGTTAGTACTATAAATTGTTGTAGTTGTTGAATAGGGGAGAcctttttcggggggggggggggggcgcagaaaTTAGTGTCTGTAGTATGAAAGTAGAGGTAGAATGTGTCGAATTGTTTGAGTTCCGTACAAGAAAGCGAAGTACTgctgcaaaaaataatttttaaaaaattatatttaaatattttttttactgtgttaaaagagagagagagagagagagagagagagagagagagagagagagagagagagagagagagagagagagagagagagagagagagagtctaccatAGGTTGTTAGACGGACGTTGAAATTTTTTACCTTCTTCCAGATGGTGAACTAtaatatttcccttatttttaatttcaggtCGAGGAGAAGGTGGGCTTCACACTCTCCAAGTATGAACTGATTTCGTACAAGACGCAGGTTGTGGCCGGGACTAACTTCTTTGCGAAGGTGAGACCTTTCATGTTGTATATCGTACGAGAACAGTACGTCTTCTGTATGTTAGTCTTGGTATAACTTTCGTTAGATTCTTGAACCACTAACACCCCCACTATGGCGTTGGTCGTCAATcgcctatttttttcttttatttaaaaaaaatacactttaaatgtctttttacaataaatacatatacaataaatgtaatttatgcACAGATtcaatcaatttatttatattttttatagctcaacatacttgaacttactatgtatatacatatacatatatatacacatacctatacACCGTATATACTTACTCATTTCACCtacctatatatctgtatatactaaaattccaagtaactacgtgtaaaatgagaataaatgtttttaaatgatttacgcaatacatacctatttctgtatataCTTTCTCGTATTAAATTTGGGCATTGTGAGttttggtcagtacttggatgggttCTCAACGTAACCTCATTCGCTATACATAACCCATATGTGTACAGAACAAGCGTCTCCTTTGTTTCTTTATAAATATTCTACTTCTTTTCTCATTTCAATGGTCGGGCGCTAGTTTCTCCCATTCCTGTCCATTATCGGAGCTACTTGTACACCAAACAAGGCACTCTCCGTATTCTTACACACAGTCAGCGTCTGAATTCTAACACAGTTATCTTATGTCAAAAAAAAGTTTGAATCACTCGCAACCACTTATCAACTATGCCATATTCCATCAGCAACGGAGACCTCCTTCCTTCTGAAGGCGTGAATCACCTGggttttagtagtagtagtagtagtagtagtaggtgggatatgcctttgaaacggctcccttgcttgttttattcctccttaTTGAGGTGATTTTTGCATAGTAGTTGTAGCTGAGTAATCCCTTTGAAACGCCTCAAGCTTGTGTCTTACTTTGGGTAGaggtttggctttttttttttttttaatcattgttgTCAGCTGCTCTCTAAGCTTTGCAGTGATGTCTTCTTGATTACTTGGTAAATCAAAGTGGTTATCAGTTTCACCAACTTGACTCTATATGATATAACCCTGAATACTCTTCagatatttgtaaattaatttttttgtcaccCTCTTCTTATTTCGATTGATTCATTGTTACAGCTCATAAAcaccataaaattttaaatagctttatttttttcatttcttctcactttatttcttttgaattcCTTCTTATTTAGATCGCTCTTTCATTATGCtgttataattatgatatattttatttttccatatattttcttttttatgtattgcaTCTGAaatcattttatgttattcaagattcagtttttattttttgttctctctctctctctctctccaataactaCTTTTTGCTTTTCAGTTaaacttgagattttttttttagatcgacTTCATACTTTGTCCAACATATCAATCAGGaacattttcttttactaaataATTAGTCAGTAGGAAAATACGTCCCACCGGAAGGAGATAGGAAGCTATTTTAAAAATGAACAGATCTTCGGTACGATAAACTGATAAGATGGAAATAAACATGtccaatgaatgaaaagtcactcagaaaaagatggtgaagaaaCGCGATGAACTTGAACATGAACGAAAATGTAGTAATGCAATTCagcctcttcttcgtcttcttctttcgaCTTCGTGATAAGAATTTTAAGATTAAGGATCTCTGTAACAATAAAGTTCCTTTTATTTAATTCTCGCTTTCGACGTCGTGATATTGAAGCCTGCATTACGAACACCTGGACTGATGTACTTGAGTAATTCTCTGTTGGCGTTTGAGATATTTTATAATCATCATTACGAAGAACGCGGTCTAAGCTGATTCTTCCTTGGTGTTAGAATATTCAGGAAGCAAAAATACAAATTCGAGGAAGTCGGGTCCATCAGAATTCACTAATGAGATTAACTTCATTGAAAAGAAGCTTAAAATTGCCTCATTAAAGATGCACTGGTTAAAGTTAATACAGTTTCAAACCCTTCCCAAACTTAGCTGTGTTTTAAtctaaaaacattttataaaactAAACTGGCTAATGAATGTTTTGCTCCTCTTAAGAATAATGGTGATAATctattctataaatataaaatccgagtggacctTGTTTGTGCTCCCCTGGGTGACAgtatgggagacatgacacagccacttACCCACTGCAAACCAGTTTATCCACCCCGGGTggtggcggggtaggtagggtaACGGGAAGATGGaagagacatccaccctcctcctgcaaaccccAGGTGGGGTCcacgtaggtatatatatatatatatatatatatatatatatatatatatatatatataataggagagACAtttaccctcctcctgcaaacctcttTGTCCGCCCCGGGTATGGTTCATGAAATAGGTAGGGGGACAGAAGGATAGGAGAGTCAGCAATGCCAGGTTTCAGCACGCATAGCGCATGCCAACAAGTTCGTATTGTAAATAGTTTATAACAGATAGTCTCTATTTCGTGTTAGTCTTCATGAAACCACTGACATACAAACACAAGTAAACTGGCCACCGTGTTTATTGCAGATCGACCTCGGGGACGCCCATGTTCACGCGAGAGTGTACCGAAACCTACAGGGGGAGATCTCCCTCCACAGTGTACAGCATCCCAAGGCCTTGGAAGATGACATTGAGTATTTCTAAGTTGAGGTCGAAGATCACTACAAACTACACTTCGTCTCGAGTCACTAGTGGTCTTCAGGTGGAGATTTCAGTGCtttttatgtgtgttttttcAAATCATCTAGTTTTTGTTGCTTTGTTTCGAAATGTTATTTTTGGGGATTCTCGGATTAATGTTGTAGATTTGCATACGTTTTGATAAGAACTCCACCCATCTGCAGGAAAGTGCAGCAGTTGTGCACTTCAAAAATTCActtttgttattttcagtaaaaatttTGAGATCAAGAAGTATTTTTCAGTCTCCTTTTGTGTGGATACCTTCTCGACCATTTTCCCTTGGAGCAGAGTTCTTATTTCTGCAGACGAAGTCTAAATAACTTGGGAATGGAGGCAAAATCAAATCGCTGGAAGGATAGCCAAAGAGCCAAAGTGACAGACACTGAAAGACGCAAAGGTATGGTAACAGACCTCAAGTGTCTTTAAGTGGGGCCGCAGAAAAACGTTTTTCTGGCGCCTTGAACCGACGTGAAGACGCCCATTAGGGCAGTGTCTCACAGGCACAAGCCTGCGCATCTAAAGTTTTGTCACCATCATTAGTCACTTAGTGCCTGGAAACTTCTAGAGTGGATGACCACCCATAGAGAGTTTTGACTACACTGATGTTTACCTGACCGTACATATCCATCTGGTATCCGTGTAGCAGTCAAAGGATTAAGTCGAAGAAGCCCTCCGTCTGAGAGACGCAGGTCGAAAACACCTTCTCTGCTGGTTCCCTGAAAGACGCAAGTCGAAGCCCTCCTCGGCTGGTGCCCAGAGTATGGAGTATATCTAGTCTCTACATTGATCTCCTGAGACCTTATTTGTCCATAAGCACCTTGGATGATGCCTGAACCAAATATGTGCAGTCATCAGTAAACACTATGTTCCATATCTCGTATTCCTCTTCTAAGCCAAATAGTCTTATAATGTTCTCTTACCTCCCTCGACCCATTTGTGCATTCATATCACCCATGACTACAGTAACTTCAGTTGATTCATACTGCTTTATAGCCCCATCatgttatttttaaaaagcaCCTAGTATTTCATCATCAGCATTTGTAGTTAGAACAAACTATCTCTTTGGTTCTGCCACCTCACTTCCACTAGTCCTAGGAGGTTTATCTTTCTTATTCCTCTCAGTTTGCTTGACAAATACTTCCATTCCAGTTTAGCGTCTACACATTCCATGAGTTTATCTGTAAACATCCAGAATTGGTAACGTTCTCTTGTTGTTGGTTAGTCAATACCTGACACGCATTGCACTCTTGACTGGGGACAACATTTTCAGTAATTGTACTACTGCTTCCCTTATTACTTACTAACTTTTTGCCTGTCCATTACACATGGTAATGGCACTATTCCTACACCGGGCAGACTGACCAACTACTTTGTGCTTGTCAAACTTATCCTAGGTGAATCTCACATCTTTACTGTCACCCTGTACTGCCATTGGCCTACAAAGTTGATAAGCCAGTTCTGCAGCTCCAGTCTTCTTCTGGTCTTACCCAACAGATCAACACTCATCTGTTTTTGTCCATCAGCCAAGACGGATTTCCAGGACTGGTGAAtatgagacaaatgagaaacttgaattttttattcatcaaaTGAAAAATTCCATGGCTGAAACTTGGTGCTGAATTATTCCAAATAAGCAGTGTAAAAGATGTAGTACATTAGTTATATCATTGATCACTCACATGGTACTACAATGTGCGAATTGAATAACGGATTACAATTGGATAcacttgaaaaattaaataaaaatcatcaaGCAGGTAAATACAGTATCTTGCTCATTGCAACATCAGTTGAGAGTTAAGTGAGAGATGAAGAGCAATTCTATTAAAAATGTTGTTCAGAAGAACAATTTCGTTGCAGGACTCTGGAAACACAACCGAACATTGGATTGGAACCATGCAAGTCGCAAGATGTCTATAACTTCATTTTCTggtcattatttttaaaatttagtaaATCTGAAATAAATTTTCCTAAAGTATAGAGAAGACATTCGAGacaattgaaatataaaattacagtTATAGTGATTACGGATTTGTttaaatttgtgaacaaaacagTGAATCTTAACGAAAGCACCTTTGTTCTGAACTTTACAATGGGAACACATTCCAGACTAAATCATACAGACAACCTGACAGAGACTACGCTGTGCGCATGAGAGACAGACAAAGAACCGTTATGACAGAAACAAATAGCTGAGTCGACAGGAACACAGATAACAATGAAAACGGGGAGACGGTCAGTCATCTGGACAGAAAGCGAGGCAAGGATTAtataaggtgtccataaagtccccgtaccattctgagcaataaatagttgtaatggtacggggactttatggacaccctgtacttccACGGAGAGAAGAAAAATCTATAAGTCTATGAAGAAAAATCTATAAGTCTATGTAAATCCTTGAAACATGTGCTGTAAAACACACAAAGTCCACTACATTCCAATCTGCATTAAAAGCTATAATTTAATTGAGCAAAACTTCAGTTCTTAAAACGAATGACTTTGATCACTATAACAAATAAGCCCACTTGAATTGCAAGCACGCTGTGTGATGCCAGTTTGTTTTGGGTGTTCTCCTTCCCTGTTGTATTGGATAGCGTCTTGTGATTATGAAGGATACCAAGACCAAGTCCAGGAATGGAAAATTGATAAACTACCATTCAAACGGGTCAGAAAGTAAGGAAATTCTATTCAATACTACTGTCATTTTCTACGTGCTTACTTGACCGGTATTTGTTTTAGGCCTACACACTTTGTCTAAGACTTGTCTTAAAGCATAAAAGTCTAAAATTAGAACATAAAATAATCCTCCAATTCTAGAAAGTAGAAAATCTTGTAAAAGGTCTTGTTTTACTGTCAAAACTGACAGTCTGGGTGCTTTAGAGGTAATTGCAGTCATCTGATTAAGTATAGCTACAAACAGATGTCACGATTTTTTGTCCTTCATTTACATTTAATTACTGAAAATGAACTACCAAGTGCTTATAAACAGTGTGCTACAGATCCTCAAAGAGAAATGCTAACATGCAGCTACTGCTGAGATAGACCACCGCCTCAGAACAACTACTGCTGAGAAAGATCACTGTCTCAGAATAGCTACTGCTGAGATAGACCACTGCCTCAGAACAGCTACTGCTGAGATAGACCACTGCCTCAGAACAACTACTGCTGAGAAAGATCACTGTCTCAGAACAGCTACTGCTGAGATAGACCACTGCCTCAGAAAAACTACTGCTGAGAAAGATCACTGTCTCAGAACAGCTACTGCTGAGATAGACCACTGCCTCAGAACAGCTACTGCTGAGATAGACCACTGCCTCAGAACAGCTACTACTGAGACAGACGATTCAGCCTCTGCACTGCCTCAGAACAGCGCTGTTCAAGTACTGCACAAAACCGGATGAAGAATAGAAACACTGACGCTATTTTTATGATCGAGACTAGCACCACGAGCAGAAACTTCACAATGAGAAATGTGATAAAGGCAACACATCCAAGACTGCACAGAAGTAAAGTGACAGCCATTACATTGACGAGTTCGGTGATGACTTTTCCAATGAGAGAGACTACAAGAAATGCTGCCACAATAACAAACATACCAGAGGAGATTGCCAACACAGAGATGAGCAAGATGATAGAGGCGGAAGTGAAGAAAAtcctttttgttttcaatttgcaACAATCTAGAATTTCAGAGGAAAGTAAGTCGGAACCTCCTGAGTAATGTGTAGTACTACTCTGCTCCTTTGCAGATTCTTCAGTAGTCTGACTCTCCTCTTCTTTGTCTGAGGAAGAAACCTTAAGGTCTTGTATGTCAATCCATCTTTCGTTGTTCCACTCCTCCTCTGCTATCAAGATGTCCCAGTTTTCAATCGCCACAATGGCCTCTTCTCTTCGAATTATGTCTTCCCATTTGTTCCCAAACACGCCCTTTTGTATTTCTGGTACACACATCTCAGTCTGGTCCAATATGTTCCATAAATTTCTCTTTGCCTGAGATGATTTTTCTCTCCTGATTCTATACTTCCTTCTGCCCAGGCGCTGCCTGTACAGGATGTATCGGGACGCCTTTCTGCCCAGGGATTTGCTACGCGTTCGGATATCTATTTTCGGGGGAGTGAACTGGACTTTACTACTACGTGGCTTGTCTTTCGCACAGTGATCCTCACACTGGCACTGTTGCCAGAACAGCATGAATTGCTCACCTGATGGCAAAACTGTCTGAAAATTTTCGAATTGATTTTGCCATCCCCTCGAACAGTAGAGTCCTACTTGAACGCAAATGGTTGAGCCTTGTGCCCGCCAGATTTCTTGAAAGGTTCCATCTGTGTAAGGATTTGTATAAGAGGTTGTTTTGTGCTCAGAATTTCCTTGTGTATTTTCTTCTACACTGTAAATGTCCAGGTCTCCCGTTTCCCAAGGGGCACCCATGACATACTTATTTCTATTGTTGTTCAAATGAAACTCATTGCGTTTGCGCAGGTTACGTGTCAGGTCATGTGAACCAATCTTAGGTTCTTCCATATCAGATAACTCAGAATTATTTTCACTCTCCAATGCAAAAGAATTTCTGTCCTTGCCAGCTGGCCATTGATCATCAGAATTATTACTGTTTTTCTCTTCTGattcttcatcatcatcgtcatcagagCTGCCTTCTTCACTTTCAACAAACTTCCTTTTACGTCTGTGCCTGAATCGTCTTTGAGACTTGTACTGAGTTACAGTGGTCACTGATCGATGAACATCTAACTCATCCAAGAAGAATTCTAAAGCTGCGTCTGTggtttccttgtttattttcgAAAACTGGGAAGCCAGGTTATAAAGTTGCCGGAGAACACCTTTCAGCGTCCCCAGTTTCAATTTCAGATTGAGCAGCTCGAGGGAGGTGAGCATTTCGTGGCAGACTTCGTTTCGCTGGTAGGTCAGCCACCTGATCTTCTTCCTGATCTTCTCAAGGATGTCCCTGTTTTCGTCTTCCACGAGAACCTTGTCCATAACTTTCCGGGTCAGCTGGAGGTCGAAGAAAACTTCGCTCGGGTTCGAGGCGAGTTTCTCCTTGTCGTAACCTTCTTCGATCAGTTCCATGGTCACATGCCGCCTCTCATTTTCCAGGCAGTAAGTCTCAATGCTTTTTGTGCCATTATCAGTGCCATCCATGGAGGAGTACACGATAAGAAAGATATCTTGGGATGCAGCCGCTGCCAGCTGCGTGATGTTCCACCAGTATCGAGTTGCCAGCTCTTGTCCTGTTGTGAACGTTGGAGTGCTTTTGTACATGGCGTACTGCGCTCGTGCATGACAAGTATGACAGACAACAGGACCGAAATTAAAGTTGCCGATGATAAGCCTTTAGCGTTTCCTTCATGAGCAGTTCTTTGAGAAGCCAAAGGAGTTAACATCTTAGTGCTTGAGATTCTATGGCCCTGTTTCCTCCAAGTGCTCTGCACTGTCATTTGGTCATGTGGCTGTGAACATTTCCCTACGTTGGGGCCTGTTGGATCTCCCCAGGAaatgctgcttcttcttcctctcttattacTGGAAGGCCCGCTTACTCGCTACGTTACCTCGTTGTCAGCCTGAAAAGAAAATACATGCTTCAATgttgtttttatgattatttttgttcTGCCAACTGCAATGTTACAACTGGAAGACTAATAGAGCAATGTAACCACTTAGAAACTTGATTAGTTAAGTTAATAAGTGGGAGTGTAAGTATATTTGGTTGTCCTGTGTAGAACTCGTTATATGCAGTGCAAATTAATACACGTTATTCGGTTGCAGAGAAATTAAacctatctatttttattttctaggaTTTTTTATTCGATACATTCGAGTATAT encodes:
- the LOC135218439 gene encoding uncharacterized protein LOC135218439 — its product is MYKSTPTFTTGQELATRYWWNITQLAAAASQDIFLIVYSSMDGTDNGTKSIETYCLENERRHVTMELIEEGYDKEKLASNPSEVFFDLQLTRKVMDKVLVEDENRDILEKIRKKIRWLTYQRNEVCHEMLTSLELLNLKLKLGTLKGVLRQLYNLASQFSKINKETTDAALEFFLDELDVHRSVTTVTQYKSQRRFRHRRKRKFVESEEGSSDDDDDEESEEKNSNNSDDQWPAGKDRNSFALESENNSELSDMEEPKIGSHDLTRNLRKRNEFHLNNNRNKYVMGAPWETGDLDIYSVEENTQGNSEHKTTSYTNPYTDGTFQEIWRAQGSTICVQVGLYCSRGWQNQFENFQTVLPSGEQFMLFWQQCQCEDHCAKDKPRSSKVQFTPPKIDIRTRSKSLGRKASRYILYRQRLGRRKYRIRREKSSQAKRNLWNILDQTEMCVPEIQKGVFGNKWEDIIRREEAIVAIENWDILIAEEEWNNERWIDIQDLKVSSSDKEEESQTTEESAKEQSSTTHYSGGSDLLSSEILDCCKLKTKRIFFTSASIILLISVLAISSGMFVIVAAFLVVSLIGKVITELVNVMAVTLLLCSLGCVAFITFLIVKFLLVVLVSIIKIASVFLFFIRFCAVLEQRCSEAVQRLNRLSQ
- the LOC135218440 gene encoding cystatin-B-like, with product MMCGGTTEAKPASEEVQAILDEVKAAVEEKVGFTLSKYELISYKTQVVAGTNFFAKIDLGDAHVHARVYRNLQGEISLHSVQHPKALEDDIEYF